In Pseudomonas sp. p1(2021b), the genomic window TCGTCGAGCTGGACGTGGACGCGGCCAAGTGCCTGAAGGGCGTGCAGCCGGGAGTGAACCTGCCCTTGATGCTCGATGGCCGGCTGATCGGGGTGCTGGGCCTGACGGGTGACCCACAGCAGTTGCGCACCTATGGCGAATTGGTGCGCATGACCGCCGAGATGCTCCTGGCCCAGCGCCACCTGCAGGTGGAGCAGCAATGGCGGCGCCAGCGCTGCGATGACCTGCTGGCCTTGCTGCTGGGCAGCAGCGGCGACTCGCCACGTTTGCTCGACGAGGCCCAACAGCTGGGGCTCAAACCCCAATTGGCACGGGTCCCTTGCCTGTTCGAGCTCGAGTCCGGGCCACCGGCGGAAACCTTGGCTGGCTGGTTGATGAGTCGCTTCCCGGACAGCTGGTGCGTCAGTCCCGCACGGCATTCGCTGCTCTGGTGCCGCCCGGCGAACGTGGCCTTGGACGAGCAGCGCCTGGTGGAGCGCCTGGCGCGCCATGGCTGGAAGGTCGAACGCCTGGCCCTGGGTAACGTGGCCCATAGCCTGGAGCAGTTGCGCCGCGGCTATCGGCGGATTCGCGACCTGCTGGCCTATGGCCGCGAAGTGCTGCCAGGCGAGCGCCTGCTCAGCCTTGGTCGTTACCGGTTGCCGGCCTTGCTCTGGCGCCACCGCAACGACGACGCCCTGGACGAACTGCTCGAGCCGTTGCAGCGCATCCGCGCCAAGGACACCAGCGGGCAATTGCTGGCGACCCTACGCGCCTGGTGCGCCCACGACGGGCAGAGCCAGGCCTGTGCAGACGCGCTGGGCATTCACCGCAACAGCCTGCGCTACCGCCTGGAGCGCATTGCCGAAGTCGGCGAGGTGGACCCATTGCGGCTGGAAGGCATGCTGAGCTTGTATTTGGGGTTGCAGTTGCTGCCGGCGGAATAGGCCTGGCTGTGTAGCGCGTGCTCCGCCCGATCGCCGGCAAGGCTGGCGCGAAGGCATTCGCCCAAACACCACCACCACGCTTTTGTGCATTCGCCAGAGGCCACCTTGCGCTACACCTGTCAGCATGCGGGCTATCTGGATCAGGAGAATCCCCATGAAAGTCGTCATCGCCCCCGATTCGTTCAAGGACAGCCTCGACGCTGCCGGTGTCGCCCGTGCCATCGGCACCGGTCTGGCCGAAGTCTGGCCGGACGCGGAGCTGGTCGAATGCCCCATGGCCGACGGTGGCGAAGGCACCATGGAGGCGATCCTCGCCGCCAGCCAGGGCGAACTGCGCCGTCAGGTGGTGCGTGGCCCGCTGGGTGCGCCGGTCGAAGCCGGTTGGGGATGGCTGGCATCCAGCCGCACGGCGATCATCGAAATGGCCCAGGCCAGCGGCCTGCAACTGGTGCCCACCGGCCAGCGCGACGCCTGCCGCAGCAGCACCTGGGGCACCGGCGAGCTGATCGCCGCCGCCCTGGCGGCCGGTGCCACGCGTATCGTCCTGGCCATCGGCGGCAGCGCCACCAACGATGGCGGCAGCGGTATGCTGCGTGCGCTGGGCTTACGCTTGCTGGATGCGAACGGCCAACCGCTGGCAGAAGGCGGGCAGGCCTTGGCCGGCCTGGCGCACATCGACGCCAGCGACCTGGACCCTCGTTTGGCGGAAGTCCAGGTGGAAGTGGCTGCCGATGTCGACAACCCCCTGTGTGGCCCCCATGGCGCTTCGGCGATCTTTGGCCCGCAAAAAGGTGCAAGCCCAGAGCAAGTGCAGGCGCTGGACCAGGCCCTGGGGCATTTCGCCGACCATTGCGCGCAACTGCTGGGCGAAGATGTACGCGATTTCCCAGGCTGCGGTGCGGCCGGAGGCATGGGTTTCGCCGCCAAGGCGTTCATGGGCGCGCGCTTCCGCCCTGGCGTCGAAGTGGTCGCGGACCTTGCCGGCCTCGACGCGCTGGTGCAAGGCGCCGACCTGGTGATCACCGGGGAAGGGCGCTTCGACGCCCAGACCCTGCGCGGCAAGACGCCCATGGGCGTGGCCCGCGTCGCCAAGCGCCATGGCGTACCCGTGGTGGTGCTGGCCGGTACCCTCGGCGAGGGCTACCAGCAACTTTACGCCCACGGTATCGACGCCGCGTTTGCCCTGGCCAGTGGGCCGATGACCCTGGAGCGGGCCTGTGCCGAGGCCGGACTACTGCTCAGGGCGCGGGCGACCGACATTGCCAGGCTTTGGCAGGTGGCGCGGCGCTGAAGCGCGGGTTGCCACCACCCAGCAAGCAGCTTGTCACGGGGCTAGACTGCCTGGTTGGCGTCAACGGAATTGGGGGAAAACCCTCATTGTCGCCGGCCAACCTGGCACCTAGCATGGATTTCGCCAATCCAACCCAGCTGGAGAACACCATGACGAGCCCCCAGAACGACAAGCGCCCCACACCGGACCCCGCCGAAGACAACGCGTTCTTCCCTTCGCCTTATTCGCTCAGCCAGTTCACTGCGCCCAAGTCCGACCTCAGTGGCGCCGACTACCCCAGACCCTACACCGGCGGCCGCTGGAAGGTGCTGATGATCGGTGCCGACGAGCGCTATCTGCTGACCGACAATGGCACCATGTTCTCTACCGGCAACCATCCCGTGGAAACCCTGTTGCCGATGTATCACCTGGACAAGGCCGGCTTCACCTTCGACGTGGCGACGTTGTCCGGCAACCCGGTGAAGTTCGAGTTCTGGGCGATGCCTTCGGAGGATGCGGAGGTCAAGGGCCTGTATGCCCGCTACCGGGATGCGTTCAAGCAGCCGCTCAAGCTTGCCGATGTGATCGAGCGGGCACTGGGCCCGGATTCGGACTATATCGCTGTGTTCATCCCCGGCGGCCATGGTGCCCTGATCGGCCTGCCTGAAAGCCGGGACGTCAAGCGGGTGCTGCAATGGGCGGCAGCGCAGGACAAGTTCGTGATCTCCCTGTGCCACGGGCCCGCCGCGCTGCTGGCTGCAGGGCTCGATGAAACCCGCGAAAGCTGCATCTACAACGGCTACCGTATCTGCGCCTTCCCCGATGACCTGGACGCCAAGACCCCCGACATCGGCTACATGCCCGGCCACCTGACCTGGAAGTTCGGCGAGCAGCTCAAGGCCCTGGGGGTGGAAATCGTCAACCAGGATATCTCTGGCGCGACCCTGCGCGACCGCAAGCTGCTCACCGGTGACAGCCCACTGGCCGGGAACGCGCTCGGCAAGCTGGCGGCTGCCGCGCTGCTCGAGGAGGTCGGCGCAGGATGAGCCGACTACTCGTCGAGCGTGTATTCGCCACCGCCTTGACGATCGAGGGCGCCACGGCGCTCACGGTCGTCCAGGACGCCGTGCGCGGCTACGCCAGCCCACTGGGGTACGACCGCTTCGTGCTGTTCTCCGCTACAGCGGCGCGAGACGAGGTGGTCGAGCGCATTCATTGGGTCGAGGGCAACTGGTTCGGCGACCAGTCGCCGGTGGATGCCGAAACCTATGTGCGCCATTGCCCGGTGACCCGCCATATCTTGCACGCACGTGCACCGTTCTACTGGAGCAAGGTGTCGGTGGACGGCAACGAACGCTACCGGGTAGTGCGCGCACCCGGTGGCCCCGGCGTCCATGGCCTGCAGGTTCCGGTGTTCGGCCCGGCAGGGTTGGAGGGGGCGATGAGCTTGGGCGGCGAACGGATCGACACGTCGCCACGTGAGCGGCTGGCCTTGACCATGCTGGCGACAGCGGCGTTCTGGGCTGCCCGGCGTTTACTGGAGGCACCGGTCGACAGCCATGTGCGTCAGCTCTCCGAGCGTGAGCGGGAGGTGCTGGCCTGGACCGCTGCCGGGCGACGCCAGGCCGACATTGCCGCGACCCTTGGCCTGTCGCCGCGCACGGTGGAGAATCACCTGCGCTCGGCACGCCGTCGGCTTGGCGTCGATACGACCGCACAAGCGGTCAGGGTCGCCTTGCGCAACGGCGAGCTGGCGGACATGGGCGATTGAACTCAAGCGTCGACGGTGAGCACCACCTTGCCCATGTGCTGACCACTTTCCATCAAAGCATGGGCTTTGGCTGCCTCGGTGAGGTCGAAGGTACGGAAGATCAGGGGTTTGACTGCGCCGCTGCGAACATGAGGCCAGACCTGTTCTTGCAACTGGGCGATGATCTGCGCCTTGTCGTCGGCGCTGCGCGAGCGCAGGGTCGAGCCGACAAGGGTCAGGCGCTTGGTCAGCAACGGGAACAGGTCCAGCTGCGGCGCGGGGCCCTTGAGCACGCCGATCTGCACGATCCGGCCGTTCAAGGCGGCGGCCTGGAAGTTACGAGCCACGTAATCGCCGGCAATGATGTCGACGATCACATCCACGCCTTGGCCGTCGGTATGGTGCAGTACTTCACGGGCAAAATCCTGGCGGTTGTAGTCG contains:
- a CDS encoding sugar diacid recognition domain-containing protein, whose amino-acid sequence is MFELDHDLAQDIVDRAMAILPCNVNVMDSQGLILGSGEPERINTRHEGAQLVLANGRIVELDVDAAKCLKGVQPGVNLPLMLDGRLIGVLGLTGDPQQLRTYGELVRMTAEMLLAQRHLQVEQQWRRQRCDDLLALLLGSSGDSPRLLDEAQQLGLKPQLARVPCLFELESGPPAETLAGWLMSRFPDSWCVSPARHSLLWCRPANVALDEQRLVERLARHGWKVERLALGNVAHSLEQLRRGYRRIRDLLAYGREVLPGERLLSLGRYRLPALLWRHRNDDALDELLEPLQRIRAKDTSGQLLATLRAWCAHDGQSQACADALGIHRNSLRYRLERIAEVGEVDPLRLEGMLSLYLGLQLLPAE
- a CDS encoding glycerate kinase; this encodes MKVVIAPDSFKDSLDAAGVARAIGTGLAEVWPDAELVECPMADGGEGTMEAILAASQGELRRQVVRGPLGAPVEAGWGWLASSRTAIIEMAQASGLQLVPTGQRDACRSSTWGTGELIAAALAAGATRIVLAIGGSATNDGGSGMLRALGLRLLDANGQPLAEGGQALAGLAHIDASDLDPRLAEVQVEVAADVDNPLCGPHGASAIFGPQKGASPEQVQALDQALGHFADHCAQLLGEDVRDFPGCGAAGGMGFAAKAFMGARFRPGVEVVADLAGLDALVQGADLVITGEGRFDAQTLRGKTPMGVARVAKRHGVPVVVLAGTLGEGYQQLYAHGIDAAFALASGPMTLERACAEAGLLLRARATDIARLWQVARR
- the hchA gene encoding glyoxalase III HchA translates to MTSPQNDKRPTPDPAEDNAFFPSPYSLSQFTAPKSDLSGADYPRPYTGGRWKVLMIGADERYLLTDNGTMFSTGNHPVETLLPMYHLDKAGFTFDVATLSGNPVKFEFWAMPSEDAEVKGLYARYRDAFKQPLKLADVIERALGPDSDYIAVFIPGGHGALIGLPESRDVKRVLQWAAAQDKFVISLCHGPAALLAAGLDETRESCIYNGYRICAFPDDLDAKTPDIGYMPGHLTWKFGEQLKALGVEIVNQDISGATLRDRKLLTGDSPLAGNALGKLAAAALLEEVGAG
- a CDS encoding PA1136 family autoinducer-binding transcriptional regulator, whose product is MSRLLVERVFATALTIEGATALTVVQDAVRGYASPLGYDRFVLFSATAARDEVVERIHWVEGNWFGDQSPVDAETYVRHCPVTRHILHARAPFYWSKVSVDGNERYRVVRAPGGPGVHGLQVPVFGPAGLEGAMSLGGERIDTSPRERLALTMLATAAFWAARRLLEAPVDSHVRQLSEREREVLAWTAAGRRQADIAATLGLSPRTVENHLRSARRRLGVDTTAQAVRVALRNGELADMGD